A region of uncultured Desulfobacter sp. DNA encodes the following proteins:
- a CDS encoding antibiotic biosynthesis monooxygenase — protein sequence MSRIAKTPKPPYYAVIFTSLRTEGDNGYGEMAAEMVELASKQPGFLGVESAREDIGITISYWTDLESIKSWKENIKHKEAQKLGGQQWYLSFKTRISKVEKDYGI from the coding sequence ATGAGTCGAATCGCCAAAACACCAAAGCCCCCCTACTATGCAGTTATCTTTACATCCCTCCGAACAGAAGGTGACAACGGTTATGGAGAGATGGCGGCGGAAATGGTTGAATTGGCATCAAAACAACCAGGATTCCTTGGCGTTGAATCTGCAAGAGAGGATATTGGGATCACTATTTCTTACTGGACTGATTTAGAATCTATAAAAAGCTGGAAAGAAAATATAAAACATAAAGAAGCGCAAAAATTAGGCGGTCAACAATGGTATTTGTCATTTAAGACGAGGATATCAAAGGTCGAGAAAGACTATGGCATCTAA
- a CDS encoding PAS domain S-box protein: MTISTFIGLINNAALLVSLVLIYDVVVFRQSEESASSKQIPIGLILGLIGLAIMKNPWEFLPGIIFDTRSILLSLCGLFFGPVPTVAATILTGGFRLYLGGAGAWTGFAVIVTSGAVGLGWRHFITKDLDSISIKSLYLMGCVTHGLMLLLMLTLPRPVAFGVLSKISLPVMLIFPAGTVLLGSLLINRRKRIKSEQLLKESEQRFQRAMNASQDGVYDWDLETKEIYYSPGWKRMLGYESDELPNDFSIWEKLTHPDDVKASWTIMNEVVEGKRDRFEIEFKMRHKNGHWVDILSRSNLYKDDLSGRIRVVGTHVDISEIRKIQRELKAREEEYGAILETAMEGFWIVDTTGRFLEVNETYCEMIGYAKEELLQMDISAVEDGETPVDTASHMRKIIAEGQNRFETRHRRKDGSVLDVEVSVQYRPLDEPQCVVFIRDITARKWAEESLRGSEKTYRALVEGIPDTVMRFDRKGRHLFVSDNVRETVDIEPERFIGKTSTELGFPEEQCRFWEESIQRVFDSGEPFETEFMFEGKAGPVIFDWRFIPERGVQGEVSSVLSISRDITSHRKAEQDYQTLFREMLDGFALHEIILDADGIPVDYRFIAINPAFERMVNLQAANIVGRTVLEVLPGTEQHWIETYGKVALTGEPVHFENYSAELRKHFDVTAFCPVEGQFACIFQDITEHKKAEAEKEKLQAQLTQAQKMESVGRLAGGVAHDFNNMLSIILGNAEIMMEEIGPDHPCSSNLKEIQNAGQRSADLTRQLLSFARKQTIFPKIINPNHVIEGMLKMLKRLIGEDIDLLWQPQKDLWSIKIDPSQIDQMLANLCVNARDAIKDVGKVTIETGNVSFDETYCKNHAGFIPGNYIVIGVSDNGCGMDRETKMHLFEPFFTTKKKGEGTGLGLATVYGVIKQNNGFINVYSELDQGTTFKIYLPIYSEKFEQQVEKEHKASPKGHETILLVEDEDAILKITRQMMEKLGYTVLAANTPDEAIRISNVPGIEIDLLMTDVVMPSMNGRELADKILLSFPKIKCLYMSGYTANVIAHRGILEEGLNFINKPFSKQELSIKLRKILD, translated from the coding sequence GTGACAATTTCGACTTTCATTGGTCTTATCAATAATGCAGCATTGCTCGTTTCGTTAGTCTTAATCTACGATGTAGTGGTTTTTAGGCAATCCGAAGAGAGTGCTTCATCAAAGCAAATTCCCATTGGTCTTATTCTTGGTCTCATTGGATTAGCAATAATGAAAAATCCATGGGAGTTTCTTCCTGGTATAATATTTGATACAAGATCTATTCTTCTGAGCCTCTGTGGATTGTTTTTCGGGCCGGTACCGACAGTGGCCGCTACAATTTTAACCGGAGGATTCCGACTGTACCTTGGTGGGGCTGGGGCATGGACTGGGTTTGCCGTTATTGTAACATCCGGTGCAGTAGGCTTAGGTTGGCGACATTTTATAACAAAGGATTTGGATTCTATCTCGATTAAAAGTTTGTATTTGATGGGATGCGTGACCCATGGCTTGATGTTACTTTTGATGCTGACTTTGCCACGACCGGTGGCTTTTGGAGTGCTTTCAAAAATTAGCCTGCCTGTGATGTTGATATTCCCTGCAGGAACGGTTCTTTTGGGTAGCCTGCTCATAAACCGCCGAAAACGAATTAAGTCAGAACAATTGCTAAAAGAAAGTGAACAACGGTTCCAACGCGCCATGAATGCGAGCCAGGATGGTGTATATGATTGGGATTTGGAGACCAAAGAAATTTACTATTCTCCAGGTTGGAAGCGTATGCTCGGTTATGAATCCGATGAACTTCCAAATGATTTTTCCATTTGGGAGAAACTAACACATCCAGATGATGTAAAAGCATCTTGGACTATAATGAACGAGGTGGTTGAGGGTAAACGGGATCGGTTCGAAATTGAGTTCAAAATGAGGCATAAGAACGGTCATTGGGTTGATATTCTATCCAGGTCGAACTTGTATAAAGATGATCTGAGTGGCAGAATCCGTGTCGTTGGAACTCATGTAGATATATCAGAGATCAGAAAGATTCAAAGAGAATTAAAAGCAAGAGAAGAAGAATATGGGGCCATCCTTGAAACAGCCATGGAAGGTTTCTGGATTGTTGATACTACAGGCCGCTTTCTCGAAGTAAATGAAACCTATTGTGAAATGATCGGCTATGCAAAAGAAGAGCTTCTTCAGATGGATATTAGTGCCGTGGAAGATGGTGAGACGCCCGTCGACACCGCCTCACACATGCGAAAGATCATAGCCGAGGGGCAAAATCGTTTTGAAACTCGTCATCGTAGGAAGGACGGGAGCGTCTTGGATGTGGAGGTCAGCGTTCAATATCGACCTTTGGATGAACCGCAATGCGTGGTCTTCATTCGTGACATCACTGCGCGCAAGTGGGCCGAGGAGTCGCTGCGGGGGAGTGAGAAAACGTACCGGGCGCTGGTTGAGGGCATACCCGACACCGTGATGCGCTTCGACCGGAAGGGGCGGCATCTGTTCGTTTCCGATAATGTCCGCGAAACAGTGGACATCGAACCGGAGCGCTTCATCGGCAAAACCAGCACCGAACTGGGTTTTCCCGAGGAGCAGTGCCGGTTCTGGGAAGAATCCATTCAGCGGGTGTTCGACAGCGGCGAACCCTTCGAGACCGAGTTCATGTTCGAGGGCAAGGCAGGCCCCGTCATCTTCGACTGGCGGTTCATTCCTGAACGGGGCGTCCAGGGCGAGGTGTCTTCCGTACTCTCAATCAGCCGAGACATCACCTCCCACCGCAAGGCCGAACAGGATTACCAGACCCTCTTCCGCGAGATGCTGGACGGCTTTGCCCTACACGAAATTATCCTCGATGCGGACGGAATACCGGTGGATTATCGTTTCATAGCCATCAATCCTGCATTCGAACGTATGGTCAACCTACAGGCTGCGAACATCGTAGGCCGCACCGTCCTGGAGGTTCTGCCCGGCACCGAGCAGCACTGGATCGAAACATACGGCAAAGTGGCGCTCACCGGCGAACCTGTCCACTTCGAGAATTACAGCGCAGAACTTAGAAAGCATTTCGATGTGACCGCCTTTTGTCCTGTTGAGGGGCAGTTTGCCTGCATTTTTCAGGATATCACCGAGCATAAAAAGGCTGAAGCGGAAAAAGAAAAACTACAGGCCCAGCTTACCCAGGCGCAGAAAATGGAATCCGTAGGTCGCCTTGCCGGAGGTGTGGCACATGATTTTAATAATATGCTCAGTATCATTCTGGGCAATGCAGAAATAATGATGGAAGAGATTGGACCTGACCATCCATGTTCCTCAAATCTGAAAGAAATTCAAAATGCAGGACAGCGATCAGCAGATCTTACCCGCCAGTTGCTATCGTTTGCCCGGAAACAGACAATTTTTCCCAAAATCATTAATCCCAACCATGTGATTGAGGGCATGCTTAAAATGTTGAAACGTTTGATAGGAGAAGACATTGACCTACTGTGGCAGCCCCAAAAGGATTTGTGGTCCATTAAAATAGACCCTTCCCAAATTGATCAGATGTTGGCCAATCTTTGCGTCAATGCAAGAGATGCCATAAAAGACGTGGGTAAAGTCACCATTGAAACCGGCAATGTTAGCTTTGATGAAACCTATTGCAAGAATCACGCAGGCTTCATACCTGGAAATTATATTGTAATCGGTGTCAGTGATAACGGCTGCGGAATGGATAGGGAAACGAAAATGCATCTTTTCGAGCCCTTTTTTACAACAAAAAAGAAAGGAGAGGGAACTGGACTTGGTCTGGCGACCGTATACGGCGTTATCAAACAGAATAACGGATTTATAAACGTTTACAGTGAACTCGACCAGGGAACCACTTTCAAAATATATCTGCCTATATATTCTGAAAAATTTGAACAACAAGTTGAAAAAGAGCACAAGGCATCCCCCAAAGGCCATGAAACCATTCTCCTGGTGGAGGACGAAGATGCCATTTTGAAGATAACCAGACAGATGATGGAGAAATTGGGTTATACCGTGTTAGCGGCAAATACTCCGGATGAAGCTATCCGAATCAGCAATGTTCCGGGTATCGAAATCGACTTGCTGATGACCGACGTGGTTATGCCATCAATGAATGGACGTGAGCTTGCCGATAAAATATTGTTATCCTTTCCTAAAATAAAATGCCTGTATATGTCCGGGTATACCGCTAACGTTATTGCTCACAGGGGGATCTTGGAGGAAGGCCTGAATTTCATAAACAAACCGT
- a CDS encoding DUF4440 domain-containing protein: MDKHPIERQIENADKAIIAEDFDTLLDIYTEEAILVVEPGRNAKGKELIRKAFEAIAVYFKNGLQVKQNGMEILESGDTALVLANTVISAPNMPVTERKATYVFNKSANGTWLCSIDNSYGHEIIRKND; this comes from the coding sequence ATGGATAAACACCCCATAGAAAGACAAATAGAAAACGCTGATAAAGCAATTATAGCTGAGGATTTTGATACTCTTCTTGATATTTACACAGAAGAGGCAATTTTAGTCGTCGAGCCTGGCAGAAATGCAAAAGGCAAAGAATTAATACGTAAAGCTTTTGAAGCGATAGCTGTTTATTTTAAAAATGGGCTTCAGGTAAAACAGAACGGTATGGAAATTCTTGAATCGGGTGACACCGCCCTGGTTCTTGCCAATACGGTAATTTCAGCGCCTAATATGCCTGTAACGGAACGAAAGGCAACTTATGTTTTTAATAAGTCGGCTAATGGAACTTGGCTATGCTCAATTGATAATTCATATGGTCATGAAATAATAAGGAAAAATGATTAA